Proteins co-encoded in one Thermococcus sp. genomic window:
- a CDS encoding DNA-directed RNA polymerase subunit D, whose translation MEPKFQILEKREDSIKFIIEGVDVPFANALRRTILAEVPTFAVDEVEFFENDSALFDEIIAHRLAMIPLTTPVERFSLDSLELEDYTVTLSLEAEGPGMVYSGDLKSDDEGVKPANPDIPIVKLAEGQRLTLNAYARLGRGKDHAKWQPGFVYYKYLTKIHVSKEVPDWEELKNLAERRGLPVEETDEELIITTTKAFYLPRKFEAYQGDKIREEVVPGTFVFTVETNGELPVEEIVAIALKILMRKSDRFISELHKLASD comes from the coding sequence ATGGAGCCAAAGTTTCAGATTCTTGAGAAAAGGGAGGACTCGATTAAGTTCATCATCGAGGGAGTTGACGTTCCCTTCGCCAACGCTCTGAGGAGAACCATCCTCGCCGAGGTTCCTACCTTCGCAGTTGACGAGGTCGAGTTCTTCGAGAACGATTCGGCCCTTTTTGACGAGATAATCGCCCACAGACTGGCGATGATTCCGCTCACCACCCCGGTCGAGAGGTTTTCACTCGACTCCCTTGAGCTTGAGGACTACACGGTCACGCTCTCCCTTGAGGCTGAGGGGCCGGGAATGGTTTACTCCGGCGACCTGAAGAGCGACGATGAGGGAGTCAAGCCCGCCAACCCGGACATCCCGATAGTCAAGCTCGCCGAGGGGCAGAGGCTTACCCTCAACGCCTACGCGAGGCTTGGACGCGGAAAGGATCACGCCAAGTGGCAGCCGGGCTTTGTCTACTACAAGTACCTCACGAAGATACACGTCAGCAAGGAAGTTCCCGACTGGGAAGAGCTCAAGAATCTTGCCGAGAGGCGCGGTCTTCCCGTTGAGGAGACCGATGAGGAGCTCATCATAACTACCACAAAGGCCTTCTACCTCCCAAGGAAATTCGAGGCCTATCAGGGTGACAAGATACGGGAAGAGGTAGTTCCCGGGACGTTCGTGTTTACCGTCGAGACCAACGGAGAGCTCCCCGTTGAGGAAATCGTGGCCATAGCCCTCAAAATCCTCATGAGGAAGAGCGATAGATTTATAAGCGAACTCCATAAATTAGCGTCCGACTGA
- a CDS encoding class I SAM-dependent methyltransferase: MGHYYSEEPGTPLKTKTIEVCLRGQCFRFITASGVFSFGKLDRGTELLIENMVLDDDWRVLDLGCGYGAIGIVASRFVDYVVMTDVNRRAIKIARKNLKINGVRNAEVRWGSLYEPVRGEKFDAIITNPPVHAGKEVLREIVINAPRHLNDGGLLQLVIKTKQGAKYIKALMNDHFTEVRELAKGSGYRVYAGIA, encoded by the coding sequence ATGGGCCACTACTACTCCGAAGAGCCAGGCACGCCGTTGAAAACCAAGACGATAGAGGTCTGCCTTAGGGGTCAGTGCTTCAGGTTCATCACAGCCAGTGGAGTCTTCTCCTTCGGGAAACTCGACAGGGGGACCGAGTTACTCATAGAGAACATGGTGCTCGACGATGACTGGCGCGTCCTCGACCTCGGCTGCGGCTACGGGGCAATAGGCATAGTCGCTTCCCGCTTCGTTGACTACGTGGTGATGACCGACGTTAACAGGCGCGCCATCAAGATAGCGAGGAAAAATTTAAAAATCAACGGCGTTAGAAACGCCGAGGTGAGATGGGGAAGCCTCTACGAACCCGTTAGGGGCGAAAAGTTCGACGCAATCATCACTAATCCCCCGGTGCACGCGGGAAAGGAAGTGCTGAGGGAAATAGTTATAAACGCTCCCCGGCATCTCAACGATGGAGGCCTCCTGCAACTTGTTATCAAGACGAAGCAGGGGGCAAAGTATATTAAGGCTCTAATGAATGACCACTTCACCGAAGTGAGAGAGCTGGCGAAGGGGAGCGGCTACCGCGTGTATGCCGGGATCGCCTAG
- a CDS encoding 30S ribosomal protein S11, whose amino-acid sequence MSEEVQQQVNLKKKEKWGVAHIYSSYNNTIIHITDLTGAETVSRWSGGMVVKADRDEPSPYAAMIAARRAAEEAMEKGFVGVHIKVRAPGGSKSKSPGPGAQAAIRALARAGLRIGRVEDVTPIPHDGTRPKGGRRGRRV is encoded by the coding sequence ATGAGTGAGGAAGTTCAGCAGCAGGTTAACCTTAAGAAGAAGGAGAAGTGGGGAGTTGCCCACATCTACTCCTCCTACAACAACACCATCATCCACATCACCGACCTCACCGGGGCCGAGACCGTCAGCAGGTGGAGCGGTGGTATGGTCGTCAAGGCAGACAGGGACGAGCCCTCCCCGTACGCGGCCATGATTGCCGCCAGAAGGGCCGCCGAAGAGGCTATGGAGAAGGGCTTCGTCGGCGTTCACATCAAGGTTCGCGCCCCGGGAGGAAGCAAGAGCAAGAGCCCCGGACCGGGTGCCCAGGCAGCCATCCGTGCCCTCGCCAGGGCAGGTCTTAGGATAGGAAGGGTTGAGGACGTCACCCCGATTCCGCACGACGGCACAAGGCCGAAGGGCGGAAGAAGGGGCAGGCGTGTCTGA
- a CDS encoding 30S ribosomal protein S13: MTDNFRHIVRVAGVDLDGNKQLRWALTGIRGIGINFATMVLRVAGIDPYMKTGYLTDEQVKTIEKILEDPVAHGIPAWAVNRPKDYETGKDMHLITAKLVMAWREDVNRLRRIRAYRGIRHELGLPLRGQRTRSNFRHGTTIGVRRKKK; the protein is encoded by the coding sequence ATGACGGACAACTTCAGACACATCGTCCGTGTAGCGGGAGTTGATTTGGACGGAAATAAGCAGTTGAGATGGGCCCTTACGGGCATCAGGGGTATAGGCATAAACTTCGCTACGATGGTGCTCAGGGTTGCAGGAATAGACCCGTACATGAAGACCGGTTACCTGACCGACGAGCAGGTCAAGACCATAGAGAAGATCCTTGAGGATCCGGTTGCCCACGGCATACCCGCCTGGGCCGTCAACAGGCCGAAGGACTACGAGACAGGCAAGGACATGCACCTTATCACCGCCAAGCTCGTCATGGCTTGGCGTGAGGACGTTAACAGGCTCAGGCGCATCAGGGCTTACCGCGGCATAAGGCACGAGCTCGGTCTTCCGCTCCGCGGACAGAGGACCCGGTCGAACTTCAGGCACGGCACCACGATTGGCGTGAGAAGGAAGAAGAAGTGA
- a CDS encoding 30S ribosomal protein S4 produces MGDPKRQRKRYETPSHPWIKERLDRERVLMRKYALKNKKELWRHETQLKEFRRRARRLLAARGKQAEIERVQLLQRLNRLGLLPADAVLDDVLSLTVEDVLDRRLQTLVYKKGLARTIRQARQLIVHGHIEVNGQIIRSPGYLVLREEEDAITYSKTSPFAKESHPERMVIEQAKQGEAS; encoded by the coding sequence ATGGGAGACCCTAAGAGACAGAGAAAAAGGTACGAGACTCCCTCTCACCCCTGGATTAAGGAGAGGCTCGACCGCGAGAGAGTCCTCATGAGGAAGTACGCCCTCAAGAACAAGAAGGAGCTCTGGCGCCACGAGACCCAGCTCAAGGAGTTCAGGCGTAGGGCTAGGCGCCTCCTTGCAGCCCGCGGCAAGCAGGCCGAGATCGAGAGGGTCCAGCTCCTCCAGAGGCTCAACAGGCTGGGCCTCCTCCCGGCCGATGCCGTCCTGGATGACGTTCTCTCACTCACCGTTGAGGATGTCCTTGACAGGCGCCTTCAGACCCTCGTCTACAAGAAGGGCCTCGCCAGGACCATCAGGCAGGCCAGGCAGCTCATAGTCCACGGCCACATCGAGGTCAACGGACAGATCATCCGTTCTCCGGGATATCTCGTCCTCAGGGAGGAGGAAGACGCCATAACGTACTCGAAGACCTCTCCTTTCGCCAAGGAGAGCCACCCCGAGAGGATGGTTATTGAACAGGCTAAGCAGGGTGAGGCCTCATGA